One window of the Rhipicephalus sanguineus isolate Rsan-2018 chromosome 4, BIME_Rsan_1.4, whole genome shotgun sequence genome contains the following:
- the LOC119389388 gene encoding pleckstrin homology domain-containing family M member 2 produces MSRFGIVPVFDVKQLGSSDHDAKDRLLTALQEAIKQVQNVAEPAGTNGMTEDTPEACWLCQHLDRVFLYGLQEPQWGYWPWVRKFTHPAAQQEIASLSAVSTDLGYGRAWLLASLNGGLLESYMLSFRQNLRLLRKGYSLNSLLRDPQYLDLLATLLSGLEHIPFSLNQNNALLDDTNAWPKIISHRQSLLHVDDDVVVLPQGVSVMTISSTDSSTSSREDDSGIQSVRVSCATLSSLASPAEEVHVPETCDCAECAAFLDRQRIQRIINLDVVPPSSGDCNEAADLELEVTRVVITRRKGGGQSATKPRTLSTCGSEAVTSVTCKAKNVDDKVCAVLRQTLAQAEKQEFLQGAPSSEKARTGCFASLAESTVSMVDSGCYAFAEGDRGAPDGCEGGATDEAEPEGRTTDDCEPNEEVFSIYDHSDKCASDMTASGIGDDSGSAVQGKPAEPPNYVEPELLVETSKKEGFDIKVENSALLYLTLKVFELDDEKLYKMFLAWKGFDGRGLLEPIYVLMTNKFLYILRPGAEVNQFVVDFSVCLSEVKVVTVWLNYQGFSLTCNSGKKTDVATGHAELTRNILSSLDLAVRRTHNGVKCLPSIVSHCSEQLDALKKLLAHELKAQEDGGLVVKDYHLVHWEKCTQSSPGDFACGPSVGGPLMWRFLEGNTRRERKKHWEAGYFLLRAGVLYRFSNQGDTIPSATYLVSGVHCGSCQAVSNVGRPHALQLNLAPSGGACLQLAASNEAEMERWVHALTESGQASFCGSGSMGGMVACCLVLVGDLMLTLVEGSRVLGVGVIIDLSVVRSENNFCIMEFDGGEAESCAYNWIFWFATEEEKNEFLSLVSISWQEMFKVPLEVAPMCSGTLRKHCLERASQLEARLNEARAFCLDT; encoded by the exons ATGTCGCGATTTGGAATAGTTCCTGTTTTTGACGTTAAGCAGCTCGGCTCTTCTGACCACGACGCAAAGGACCGTCTTCTGACAGCGCTTCAAGAGGCTATAAAGCAG GTGCAGAATGTTGCAGAGCCTGCTGGCACAAATGGTATGACAGAAGACACTCCGGAGGCTTGCTGGTTGTGTCAGCATCTTGACAGAGTGTTTCTCTATGG CCTGCAGGAGCCTCAGTGGGGCTATTGGCCGTGGGTGCGCAAGTTCACACACCCTGCCGCTCAGCAGGAAATTGCTTCCCTGTCGGCAGTGTCCACCGACCTTGGATATGGCCGTGCCTGGCTCTTGGCCAGTCTGAATGGAGGACTGTTGGAGAGCTACATGCTCTCGTTCCGCCAGAACTTGCGGCTGCTGCGCAAGGGCTACTCACTGAACTCTCTCCTCAGGGATCCACAA TACTTGGACCTGCTTGCCACCTTGCTTTCAGGATTGGAACACATCCCTTTCAGTCTGAACCAG AACAATGCACTGTTGGATGACACTAATGCCTGGCCAAAGATCATATCACATCGCCAGTCTCTACTTCATGTGGATGATGATGTTGTGGTGCTACCTCAG GGAGTGTCTGTGATGACCATATCGTCAACAGACAGTTCGACCAGCTCTCGTGAGGACGACTCGGGAATCCAGAGCGTTCGTGTCTCTTGTGCCACGCTTTCTTCTCTGGCATCACCTGCGGAAGAAGTGCACGTCCCCGAGACTTGTGATTGTGCCGAATGTGCTGCCTTTCTGGACCGACAGCGCATTCAGCGGATCATCAACTTAGATGTCGTTCCACCATCATCTGGTGACTGTAACGAGGCTGCTGATTTAGAACTTGAGGTGACGCGAGTTGTGATAACGCGGCGCAAAGGTGGAGGCCAGAGTGCCACGAAGCCAAGAACGTTGTCAACGTGCGGAAGTGAAGCTGTGACATCAGTGACCTGCAAGGCGAAAAACGTCGATGACAAGGTGTGTGCTGTGCTTAGGCAGACACTGGCTCAAGCAGAAAAGCAGGAGTTCTTGCAGGGAGCCCCGTCGAGTGAGAAAGCAAGGACTGGATGTTTTGCTTCGTTAGCCGAGTCAACCGTTTCCATGGTAGACTCTGGATGTTATGCATTTGCGGAAGGTGACAGAGGTGCCCCAGATGGCTGCGAAGGAGGTGCAACTGATGAAGCTGAGCCAGAAGGCAGGACAACAGATGACTGTGAACCGAACGAGGAAGTGTTTTCCATTTATGATCATAGTGACAAGTGTGCCTCTGACATGACAGCCAGTGGCATCGGTGATGACAGTGGTTCTGCTGTACAAGGAAAGCCAGCAGAGCCTCCAAACTACGTTGAACCAGAACTGCTTGTAGAGACAAGCAAGAAAGAAGGATTCGATATCAA AGTAGAGAATAGTGCTCTTCTCTATCTGACACTCAAGGTATTTGAATTGGATGACGAGAAACTGTATAAG ATGTTTCTGGCATGGAAGGGCTTTGATGGAAGAGGACTGCTGGAGCCTATATATGTTCTAATGACAAACAAATTTCTGTACATACTGAGGCCTGGGGCTGAGGTGAACCAGTTTGTTGTCGACTTTTCGGTGTGCCTCAGTGAAGTCAAGGTGGTCACC GTCTGGCTGAACTACCAGGGCTTCTCCCTGACTTGCAACTCTGGGAAGAAGACAGATGTGGCTACTGGCCATGCTGAGTTAACAAG GAATATTCTCTCAAGCTTGGATCTAGCCGTTCGGAGAACTCACAATGGTGTCAAGTGCCTTCCATCTATAGTGAGTCACTGCTCTGAACAGCTAGATGCTTTGAAGAAGCTCTTGGCCCATGAGTTGAAAGCCCAAGAG GACGGTGGGCTCGTTGTAAAGGACTACCACCTGGTGCACTGGGAGAAGTGCACCCAGTCCTCACCGGGTGATTTCGCTTGTGGGCCCAGTGTGGGCGGTCCCCTTATGTGGAGATTCCTCGAAGGGAACACCAGGCGAGAGAGGAAGAAGCACTGGGAAGCTGGCTACTTCCTCTTGCG GGCTGGGGTACTGTACAGGTTCTCAAACCAAGGGGACACCATACCTAGTGCCACTTACCTTGTCAG CGGTGTCCACTGTGGTTCTTGCCAGGCTGTTTCCAATGTTGGCCGGCCGCATGCCTTGCAGCTGAACCTGGCTCCTTCTGGTGGTGCCTGCCTTCAGCTCGCTGCTTCCAATGAGGCAGAGATGGAGCGTTGGGTTCATGCACTCACTGAATCCGGGCAGGCCTCCTTCTGTGGG TCTGGATCTATGGGTGGCATGGTGGCCTGCTGCCTAGTGTTGGTGGGTGACCTTATGTTGACCTTGGTCGAGGGGTCAAGAGTCTTAGGTGTTGGAGTCATCATCGACCTGAGTGTAGTGCGCAGTGAGAACAACTTCTGCATTATG GAGTTTGATGGGGGTGAGGCTGAGAGCTGTGCTTACAACTGGATCTTTTGGTTTGCCACTGAAGAAGAAAAGAATGAGTTCCTCAGCCTTGTCTCCATTTCTTGGCAAGAAATGTTCAAG GTCCCACTCGAAGTTGCTCCTATGTGCAGCGGCACGCTGAGGAAGCACTGCCTGGAAAGAGCCTCTCAGCTTGAAGCAAGGCTCAACGAGGCCAGGGCATTTTGTCTTGACACTTAA